The genomic stretch TCGGCCCTTTTCATGCCATCCGGATCGCCGAGATAGAGTACAGGGTCTTCGGAGCTGGAGAATTGCACGCCCTGATGAACTGAATCAAGAAACCCATTGGACCAAAGTTTAGAATACACACCCTGCCCATTACCTTTGCCCCTGCTGAGCAATACGCAGAAAGCCGGCAGGTTATTGTTTTCACTTCCCAGCCCGTAGCTGAGCCAAGACCCCATACTCGGGCGGTTGCCCACCTGCGCCCCGGTTTGGAAAAAAGTAAGGGCAGGATCATGGTTGATCGCTTCGGTGTGCATGGATTTTACGATGCAGATATCGTCCACGATCTTGGATGTGTGCGGGAAAAGCGAACTCACCCAGGCCCTCGCTTCGCCATATTGCTGGAAATCATAGTATGATCCTACTAAGGGAAAAGAACTTTGACCAGATGACATACCGGTAAGCCGCTGTCCCATACGGATACTCTCCGGTAGATCCTCCCCCATCCGTTGCTTCAGCATGGGTTTATAATCAAAGGACTCCAACTGACTGGGTGCACCATTTTGAAAAAGGTAAATGACCCTTTTTGCCTTTGGCGCAAAATGGGGCACCATTGCCATGATTTCTTCCTCAGCAGAAGATCTTCCAGAAAAAAGGTCGGGGATCAGTAGTGACCCCAAAGCCATACTTCCTAGCCCCAAACTCATTTTGGACAGGAATTTCCTTCTATTTTGATTCAATCCGTGCTCTAATAGTTCCTTTTCCATCTTATATCTTTGTAATCGTTTC from Echinicola soli encodes the following:
- a CDS encoding DUF1501 domain-containing protein, giving the protein MEKELLEHGLNQNRRKFLSKMSLGLGSMALGSLLIPDLFSGRSSAEEEIMAMVPHFAPKAKRVIYLFQNGAPSQLESFDYKPMLKQRMGEDLPESIRMGQRLTGMSSGQSSFPLVGSYYDFQQYGEARAWVSSLFPHTSKIVDDICIVKSMHTEAINHDPALTFFQTGAQVGNRPSMGSWLSYGLGSENNNLPAFCVLLSRGKGNGQGVYSKLWSNGFLDSVHQGVQFSSSEDPVLYLGDPDGMKRADRRRMLDQIASLNQMSYDQYGDPEIQAKIQQYEMAFRMQTAVPEVTDVSNEPDSIIKLYGPDCLVPGTYAANCLLARKLSENGVRFVQLYHQGWDQHGNLPSEMAGQAKDVDQASAALITDLKQRGLLDETLVIWGGEFGRTNYCQGKMSVDNYGRDHHPRAFSIWMAGGGVKSGMVYGETDDFGYNITKNPVHVHDFQATVLHLMGIDHEKLTYKHLGRRYRLTDVAGKVMKDILV